The following proteins come from a genomic window of Coffea arabica cultivar ET-39 chromosome 11c, Coffea Arabica ET-39 HiFi, whole genome shotgun sequence:
- the LOC113716332 gene encoding F-box protein At3g07870-like — protein sequence MNSSLDMFTFVMEDMEIERESKRRKSTSNDEHHHPGPGNCFENLPHEVALDIISRLFIKSVIQFRFRYQNFPGSEVQIFCQGSEKWRVIGDIPYKLDQSSGGVFVNGKLHWVSLWGKNHCRRDRILVSFDLSNEIFSEVPLPENDVNLFRHRYSLSVLGGCLSIVDPSSTNYWVQDIWIMKEYGVKESWEKVFSIGAYDVTRYWSPEMRRTYRIWKNVINQRYVRVLCLLSNGEVLLQYRWGALVSYNPENGMFKDIKFPGMPKFFHITVHIGSLSRASKCPSDVNESQLNWKT from the exons ATGAACTCAAGCCTTGACATGTTCACATTTGTCATGGAAGACATGGAAATTGAGAGAGAAAGCAAGAGAAGGAAATCAACTTCAAATGATGAGCATCATCACCCAGGACCAGGAAATTGTTTTGAAAATCTACCTCATGAAGTTGCTCTCGACATAATTTCCAGACTATTCATAAAGTCCGTCATCCAATTCAG GTTCAGGTATCAGAATTTTCCAGGATCAGAAGTTCAAATATTTTGCCAGGGCAGTGAAAAGTGGAGGGTTATCGGAGACATACCTTATAAACTAGATCAATCATCAGGAGGGGTATTTGTCAATGGAAAGCTTCATTGGGTAAGTCTATGGGGCAAGAATCACTGTCGACGTGACCGAATTCTCGTGTCATTTGATTTATCTAATGAGATTTTTAGTGAAGTTCCATTGCCTGAAAATGATGTCAACCTATTCAGGCACAGATACTCTCTCAGTGTTCTGGGAGGGTGTCTGTCTATTGTTGATCCTTCGTCTACAAATTATTGGGTTCAAGACATTTGGATCATGAAAGAGTATGGCGTGAAAGAGTCCTGGGAGAAAGTTTTCAGCATCGGGGCTTATGATGTGACGAGATATTGGTCTCCAGAAATGCGACGAACATACAGGATCTGGAAGAATGTAATTAATCAACGATATGTTCGCGTACTTTGCCTTCTCAGCAATGGTGAGGTATTGTTGCAGTATAGATGGGGAGCTCTAGTTTCCTACAATCCTGAGAATGGCATGTTTAAGGACATAAAGTTCCCAGGAATGCCTAAATTCTTTCATATCACTGTGCACATTGGCAGCCTGAGCCGAGCCTCGAAATGCCCCTCCGATGTGAATGAATCTCAACTGAACTGGAAAACTTGA